One window of Trichoderma breve strain T069 chromosome 3, whole genome shotgun sequence genomic DNA carries:
- a CDS encoding sugar transporter domain-containing protein, whose product MYRCSPKPPNIPPPTSTRLPSNIPLRTLPSRSDLDKDDQDSPSASLLSTRGYGAPHHRPSSESETSSWTDTGDIGDQYGDDNDPVRIQLPEDIENELLASVQRRQSKPLYKSHKKVRIHDPSPHRRTHSFSPAPFVDKEAIEIPNVRHRPPSRAQRCIGSIMAGSSGSIHGLTGKPLLYFTSIFVSLGVFLFGYDQGVMSGLIIGPYFIDYFNHPSKAEVGTMVAILEIGAFISSLIVGRVGDIIGRRRTILYGSCIFFVGGALQTLATSMPMMMLGRIVAGFGVGMLSTIVPVYQSEISPPHNRGKLACIEFSGNIVGYTTSVWVDYGCGFIESNLSWRVPLMMQCIMGALLALGSLIIVESPRWLLDNDHDEEGMVVIANLYGGGDIHNAKARDEYREIKMGVLLQRQEGERSYAEMFRRYRTRVFIAMSAQGLAQLNGINVISYYAPYVFESAGWVGHDAVLMTGLNGITYFLSTIPPWYLVDRWGRRMILLTGAIFMAISLSLISYFLYLDIKWTPRLVVLFVMIYNAAFGYSWGPIPWLYPPEILPLSIRSKGASLSTATNWAFNWLVGEMTPILQEWIKWRLYLLHAFFCVASFVIVYFIYPETCGLRLEEMDSVFGDASTVATPSIHAETGSLIRGGSPIGSGRTPFRSTTPIPGLSLDPPDVNDSKAVSQSGGDDRSISGWLSRVVNRGRSGSPSSGQGRYTPLGQQEDEGRNDN is encoded by the exons CCCCAAAACCACCCAACATTCCTCCTCCAACGTCGACCCGGCTCCCTTCCAACATCCCCCTCCGGACGCTCCCTTCACGCTCCGACCTCGACAAGGACGACCAAGACTCGCCATCGGCATCGCTCCTTTCCACCAGGGGATACGGCGCCCCTCATCACCGCCCGTCGTCCGAGTCTGAGACATCGTCCTGGACCGACACTGGCGACATTGGCGACCAGTacggcgacgacaacgacCCGGTCCGCATCCAGCTGCCTGAGGACATTGAGAACGAGCTACTCGCCAGTGTCCAGCGCCGACAGTCGAAGCCGCTGTACAAATCGCATAAGAAAGTCCGGATCCACGACCCGTCGCCGCACCGGCGCACCCACTCGTTTTCGCCGGCTCCGTTCGTCGATAAAGAGGCTATAGAGATACCGAACGTTCGCCATCGACCACCGTCTCGAGCGCAACGCTGCATCGGTTCCATCATGGCGGGCTCTTCAGGCTCCATCCACGGCCTTACGGGCAAGCCCCTGCT GTATTTTACGAGCATTTTCGTGTCTTTAggagtttttcttttcggaTATGATCAAGGCGTCATGTCGGGCCTTATTAT TGGCCCGTACTTTATCGATTATTTCAACCACCCCTCGAAAGCCGAGGTAGGGACAATGGTTGCTATTCTCGAAATTGGAGCCTTTATATCATCCCTCATTGTTGGCCGCGTCGGTGACATCATCGGCCGCCGCCGTACCATCTTATATGGCTcttgcatcttctttgttggaGGAGCATTGCAGACTCTTGCCACGTCAatgccaatgatgatgcttggACGAATCGTCGCTGGTTTTGGTGTTGGTATGCTTTCCACCATCGTGCCTGTTTACCAGTCCGAAATCTCCCCACCCCACAATCGTGGAAAGCTTGCTTGTATCGAGTTTTCTGGCAACATCGTCGGTTATACGACCTCCGTCTGGGTCGACTACGGCTGTGGTTTTATTGAGAGTAACTTATCGTGGCGCGTTCCGCTTATGATGCAATGTATCATGGGCGCTCTTTTGGCATTGGGAAGCTTGATTATTGTGGAGTCGCCCAG GTGGCTCCTAGACAACGATCATGACGAAGAAGGCATGGTTGTCATTGCCAACCTCtatggtggtggtgatatTCATAATGCCAAGGCACGCGATGAGTACCGCGAAATCAAGATGGGTGTgcttcttcaacgtcaaGAGGGCGAACGCTCCTACGCTGAGATGTTCCGGCGTTATCGTACTCGGGTCTTTATCGCAATGTCCGCTCAGGGTCTTGCGCAGCTCAACGGCATCAATGTCATCTCCTATTACGCACCATATGTTTTCGAGTCCGCCGGCTGggttggccatgatgctgtcCTCATGACTGGTTTGAACGGCATCACTTATTTCCTCTCTACCATTCCACCGTGGTATCTCGTTGATCGATGGGGCCGTCGAATGATTCTTCTCACCGGAGCTATTTTCATGGCTATTTCcttgtctctcatctcttaCTTCCTCTACCTCGACATCAAGTGGACTCCCAGGTTGGTGGTCTTGTTTGTCATGATATATAATGCTGCCTTTGGATACTCATGGGGACCAATTCCCTGGCTTTACCCTCCCGAAATTCTGCCTCTGAGCATTCGATCCAAGGGTGCTAGCTTGTCGACTGCTACGAATTGGGCTTTCAACTGGCTAGTTGGTGAAATGACACCGATTCTGCaagaatggatcaaatggCGTCTGTATCTTCTCCACGCCTTCTTCTGTGTGGCTAGTTTTGTTATTG TTTACTTCATTTACCCAGAGACTTGCGGCTTGCGCCTCGAGGAGATGGATTCTGTATTTGGCGACGCTAGCACCGTGGCCACTCCGTCCATCCATGCGGAAACTGGATCTCTTATCCGGGGTGGATCACCCATTGGATCAGGGCGTACGCCGTTCCGCTCGACGACTCCCATTCCTGGGCTGTCTCTTGACCCTCCTGATGTCAATGATAGCAAGGCCGTGTCCcagagcggcggcgatgaccGAAGCATTAGCGGATGGTTATCGAGAGTTGTCAATCGTGGCCGTTCCGGTAGTCCAAGCAGTGGGCAAGGACGATATACTCCACTCGgccagcaagaagatgagggTCGTAATGACAATTG